Within the Burkholderia mayonis genome, the region GCCTGGGCGTCGCCCGTTCGCTGTTGCGCGCGGGCTTTCGCGTGCATGCGTGCGACGTGCGCGAGAACGTGCTCGCCGCGTTCGCCGCCGAAGGCGGCGCGCGCTGTGCGACGCCCGCCGAGCTCGGCGCGCGGTGCGATGTCGTGATCACGCTCGTCGTCAACGCGGAGCAGACGGACGCGGTGCTGTTCGGCGAGCACGGCGCGGTGACCGCGATGAAGCCCGGCGGCGTCGTGATCTCGAGCGCGACGGTCGCGCCGGAGTTCGCCGTGCAGCTCGGCGCGCGGCTCGCGGCGGCCGGCATGCTGATGCTCGACGCGCCCGTGTCGGGCGGCGCGGCGCGCGCGGCGTCGGGCGAGATGACGATGATGACGTCGGGCCCCGCCGCCGCGTACGAAGCGTGCGACGACGTGCTAGCCGCGATCGCGGGCAAGGTCTACCGGCTCGGCGACGCGCACGGCGCGGGCGCGAAGGTGAAGATCATCAATCAGTTGCTCGCGGGCGTGCACATCGCGGCGGCGGCCGAGGCGATGGCGCTCGGCCTGCGCGAAGGCGTCGATCCCGACGCGCTCTACGACGTGATCACGCACAGCGCCGGCAACTCGTGGATGTTCGAGAACCGCGTGCCGCACATCCTGAACGGCGACTACACGCCGCTGTCGGCGGTCGACATCTTCGTGAAGGATCTCGGCCTCGTGCTCGACACCGCGCGCCGCAGCAAATTCCCGCTGCCGCTTTCCGCGGCCGCGCACCAGATGTTCATGAGCGCGTCGAGCGCGGGTCATGGCGGCGAGGACGACTCGGCCGTCATCAAGACCTTCCCCGGCATCACGCTGCCGGCGCACCGCTGATTCTCCGGAGGCCTCTGTCGCCATGAACACCGATCAAGTCTCTCGTCCCCTGCTCGGCTGCATCGCCGACGATTTCACCGGCGCCACCGATCTCGCGAACATGCTCGTCAAGAACGGCATGCGCACCGTGCAGACGATCGGCGTGCCGGCTGCCGGCGCGTCGGTCGAAGCCGATGCGATCGTCGTCGCGCTGAAGTCGCGCACGATCCCCGCCGCCGACGCGGTCGCGCAATCGCTCGCCGCGCTCGAATGGCTGCACGCGCAGGGCTGCCGCCAGTTCTTCTTCAAATACTGCTCGACGTTCGATTCGACCGACGCGGGCAACATCGGCCCCGTCGCC harbors:
- the ltnD gene encoding L-threonate dehydrogenase, whose protein sequence is MPNESRRRLTMSRNVGVIGLGAMGLGVARSLLRAGFRVHACDVRENVLAAFAAEGGARCATPAELGARCDVVITLVVNAEQTDAVLFGEHGAVTAMKPGGVVISSATVAPEFAVQLGARLAAAGMLMLDAPVSGGAARAASGEMTMMTSGPAAAYEACDDVLAAIAGKVYRLGDAHGAGAKVKIINQLLAGVHIAAAAEAMALGLREGVDPDALYDVITHSAGNSWMFENRVPHILNGDYTPLSAVDIFVKDLGLVLDTARRSKFPLPLSAAAHQMFMSASSAGHGGEDDSAVIKTFPGITLPAHR